A region of the Neomicrococcus lactis genome:
GACTCCACCACTTCGCTCATCCCCCAGTCGAACCCGCCCATGTCGGTGGGCAACATTGCTTTGAGGTAGCCGGCGGCTTTGAGTTCCTCGAAATCCTCCGTGGGGAAAACGTTGGCGGAGTCGTAGCCCGCCGCGCGTTCGCGGATTCCGTTGAGGAGTTCAGGGGTCAGTACTTCGGAAATTGGTCTCCGGGAATTCACAAGTGCCTCACTTCGTAGTGTCTCTAGTAGGTGGACAACAAGCGATGCAGCACTCGCATTCCAAAGCGCAAAGATTCGATGGGTACTCGTTCGTCGACGCCATGGAAGAGGCCCGTGAAATCCAATTCCTTGGGCAGACGCAACGGAGCAAAACCGTAGCCAGTAATTCCCAATCGCGAAAGTGACTTGTTGTCCGTGCCGCCGGAAAGCATGTACGGAAGGACTACCGCGTCAGGATCCTCCTTACCGAGCGCAGCCACCATGGAATCCACGAGGTTTCCGGAGAACGTCGTTTCCAGAGCAACGTCCTCATGCACTGAACTCAGGTCAACGCCCTCGCCGGCCAGCTCGCGAATCTTCGCAATCACGAGTTCTTGCTGCTCCGGCAGAGTGCGAGCGTCAATGAGCGCCTCTGCGGTTCCTGGAATGACGTTGTGCTTATAGCCAGCCGTCAGGACCGATGGGTTTGCCGTGTTCTGCAGGGTCGCGCCGACGAATCGGGCAACCGTACCGAGCTGATCGAGCAAGACCTGCGGATTGGACTCGTCGAAGGCCACGCCCGTGAGCTCAGAAACTCCCTCGAGGAAAGCACGGGTGGTCTTCGTGTAGGACAGCGGCCATTCATAGGCGCCGATCCGCGAAACTGCACCAGCGAGCTTCGTCACCGCGTTGTCGTCGTTGACTTGCGATCCGTGGCCCGCACGCCCATGTGCCGTGAGCTTGAGCCAAGCTATGCCCTTCTCAGCAGTCTGCAAGAGGTAGGTGCGCTGACCGTTGATATCGGCTGAGAATCCACCGACCTCACTGATGGCTTCCGTGGCGCCCTCAAAAAGGTGTGGATGCTTCTCCACCATGTAGCCGGCGCCGTACTCACCGCCCGCTTCTTCATCAGCAAAGAACGCAAGGATGAGATCTCGGCGCGGCTTTTCCTGGTTTCGAACCATGTGACGGACGGTGGCCAGCATCATGGCGTCCATGTCTTTCATGTCCACCGCGCCACGGCCCCAGATCATGCCGTCTTTGACTTCAGCCGCGAAGGGATCAACGCTCCAGTCATCTGCCATGGCAGGGACAACGTCGAGGTGACCATGAACAATCAAGGCCGGAAGAGAAGAATCCGTTCCCTCGAATCGTGCGACAAGTGACGCGCGGCCCTTCTCAGACTCCTCGATGGTGCACTCAAAGCCAACCTCGGAGAGCAACTCTGCGACATACTCAGCCGCCTTGCGCTCACCCTTGGTATTATTTCCACCAAAATTCGTTGTGTCATGACGAATTAGTTGTCTACAGATATCAACAACTTCATCATCAGCAATCGAATAGTCTGTTTGGTTCTCGGCCATCGGAGCACTCCTTCGATCAAGCGGGGTATCCCTAACACTATCGAGCTTTTGCCTGACTAGGTCTTAAGACGCAAATGTGCCGCTTTTCGTGATGTGCAGCACAAGTAGCCCCAAAGGGACTCCTCGAATTGGAACCTCACCAAAAGCTGTGTTAGAGTTTTACTCGCTGCTTTCGAGCCGCAGAGTTGAAATAAACAACTCCACGGAACGAAAATCATCACCTGCGCGGGTGGCGGAATAGGCAGACGCGCTAGCTTGAGGTGCTAGTCCACGTATAGTGGGTGGGGGTTCAAGTCCCCCCTCGCGCACAAATGAACGGCCTCCGATTTTGGATGAAATACCCCAAGATCGGGGGTCATTTTTGTATTTCCGGAAGTTTTTAAAGACTTTTATGGGTTATAGGCCAAAATGTGTGTAAATGTCTGGCGTGTCATTGGTGGCGTCGGCCTCCCCATCCGTTTTGTAGGCCGTTTCCGTCTTCCCAGCTGAAGTGGTTGTCGTAGGTTGGTGGCGTGTCAGTTTCTTCGTTGACTGCTTGTTTTCTTGGTGGGTTGAAATGCTCTGGCGACACTAGGGTCCATGGTTCTCGTGGGAATTCGGTGAGTGAGTCTAGGAGCCAGTCCACCGCGGTTCGTGCGTGGGCCTCGGGTAGCCCGCGATGAAACCGTAAGAGGTCTTTGATGGCCTTGTTAGGGCCACCCTCTAGTGGGGAGGTCGTGCGGTGAACTTTCTGCCCCGAGTCTGGTTGAAGGGTGGTTTCTAACCACGTGAACAAACACTTGTCCTTGATCAAGCGTCGGTAAATGTTCCGGGCTCTGCGGAGGCGTTGATGCGTGTACCACCACTGGCTGGTTTGGGGAACGCTCGAGGGTCGTTCCTGCCCGGTACGCGCGTAGGTGCGGTGGCGTAAGAACTCGTCCCATCTCGCTTCCCATCGCGCGTATTCACGCACCCACGAGGCGGCTTCTTCCTGGGTGCGTACTTTCATCAGCGCGCTCGTGAGAGCGGCAAGCTCTTTCCCGGCAGGTAAACGTGGCTGGTAGGTGAGTTCACGGCGGATGTTCCGAAAGATATGGAAATAGCAGCGCTGTACCCTCGTGCTCGGCCATGAATCCTTCAACGCAGATCTGAGCCCGGTACCACCGTCAATGATCGCGATTTTTGGTGCTGGGATGCGTTCGAGTAATGCCTGCCACGCGATCTTTTTCTCGGTATCGCACCACTGCCAATCAATCACGTGCTGACCGTTGAATGCGATCAGCACGCACCACCCGTTGAAATACGTGCCATCAAGCATGATCTGATGATGAATCTGTCCCGTCGCGGCCGGTGGCGGTACCCGAACATTCCAGCACCAACTGGTGTCGCGTCGAAAAGAGCGGCTCGAAGACCCAAAATCGGATTGAGAGCGGGAGCTCAAGATCCAGGACATGAACGCAGCCAATTCGGCCTTACGGGATACATCAGAACGAGTTCGAGTCGTTGACGCCCCACAGTCCAGACAACGCCACCGCGTTCGGCCGGCCGTCGTTTTCCCGTTTTTGACCAACACACGATCACATACACCACAACGTGGCCGATTCGAAGCAACAGGCACCCCATATGCTCCCAAAGCATATGCACACCCGTCTTGCCCTACTCACACAAGGGAAGCAAGGCTATTCGTTACACACTTTCTGGCCTATAACCCACTTTTATAGGTTCGCTGCGTTTTCGTCCAGCCAGTCTTATCAACAAAACGGTTGATCTCTTTTTCAGTCGACTTTGCGATGATGTTCGGCGCCATCCTTGATGAACTAGATGCATTGGTAATAGTTCTGCTTGGAAAGGCACCCACAATGCGTCGACTCTATTTCGCTTCACTCGCCTACATGATCACTGGAGTTCTCTCCGGATTGTTCTACCGCGAGTTCACCAAAGCCAATGACTTCCCTGCAGGTCAGTTCACGCAGCTCGGTTTAGTCCACACGCACTTGTTGACGCTCGGGTTCATCGTGTTGCTCATCGTGCTGCTGCTCGAGAAGGTCTTTGCTCTGAGCCAGCACGGCAAGCTCTTTGACTGGTTCTTCTGGCTCTACAACGCCGGCCTCATTGTCACCTCCGGAGGCTTGGTATGGCACGGCACCCTGACGGTCCTCGGCCGTGAGTCTTCTGCAATGACTTCGGGAATTGCCGGCCTCGGTCACATGCTTCTGACCGCCGGAATGGTCATCTTCTTCATCATCCTGGGCCGCAGCCTCAAGACCACCACCATCGCCGCCCCTGCCGCACAGCGAGTGGAGGCCTAGCAAACATGTCTTCACCTGAAGGATTGACGATGGATCGCCAAGCGGCGCCTTCACGTCGCGACTGGTTGGGACTGGGTGTTCTCTCAGCCGGATTGGGACTAATCGTCCTCGACGGAACGATCGTTGGCGTTGCACTTCCCAACATCATGGCTGATCTTCGCTTGACGTTGAGCGATGCTCAATGGGTCAGCAGCATCTACGCCGTGATTTTGGCGGCGCTGCTTTTGACCACCGGTCGCCTCGCGGATCGCTGGGGCCGCAAGCGCGTCTTTCTCGCAGGCCTCGTGGTCTTCGCGGCGGGTAGCGCCTTAGCTGCGGCAGCGGCGTCGTCGTCCTTCCTTCTCTCTGCCCGCGCCCTTCAGGCTGTCGGTGCGGCACTCATCATGCCGTCGACACTGTCCACTGTGAATGCGGTCTTCCGCGGCAAGTACCGGGCAACGGCCTTCGGCGTCTGGGGTGCGGTCATCTCTGGCGCCGCGGCGATTGGCCCCCTCGCGGGCGGTGCGCTGACGCAGTGGCTTTCGTGGCACTGGATCTTCCTCGTCAATATCCCGCTCGTTGCACTGATCATCGGGCTCGCGATCTATGCCGTTCCGGAAACATCCAGCGATCGCAGCGAACACGGCACGGATGTCCTCGGCGCGGCACTGAGCGCCCTCGGTTTTGGACTCCTAGTCTTCGGCATCATTGAAGGACCGGATATTGGATGGTGGGCACCTACCGCTTCCCTCCCAATTTTCGGACTTGAATGGAGTACGACGGCGCCGCTCTCCCCCGTGCCTATTGCCCTGATGGGTGCCGCCATCAGTTTGGTGACGTTTGTAGCTTGGGAGTCGCGTCGAGCAGAGTTTTCACGCACAGCGATCCTCAACGTTCGTCTCTTCAAGTTGCCGACGTTCTCGTGGGGCAACCTCACCGCAACGATCGTCACTATGGGCGAATTCGCACTAATCTTCGTATTGCCACTCTTCCTCATCAACGTTCTGGACTACAGCGTCCTCAAGGCCGGCGCCGTTCTCGCTGCATTGGCCATCGGCGCTTTCTTGTCTGGCGCAGCTGCGCGTCACTTGGCTGCGAAGTTCGGTGCACCCGAAACCGTCCTAGTGGGTCTGGCACTCGAAGTAGCCGGCGTGGTAGCGCTCGGCCTGTTCCTCTCCGCTGAAATGTCCGTGTGGGTGTTGGCCGTGACGCTGGCAATCTATGGGCTGGGGCTGGGGCTGGCTTCCGCTCAACTGACCGGAACCGTTCTTCGTGATGTCGATGTTGCAGAGTCGGGTCAGGCCTCGGCAACGCAGAGCACCGTTCGGCAAATTGGTTCAGCAGTGGGAACGGCAATTTCTGGCGCGGTCCTGTCTCTTGCCCTAGCACTCGTGGTGCCGTCTGCACTTGCGAGCGTCGCCGTCGCCGATCCCGTGGCGAATCAACTGACGGACACGGTGCGCCAGTCTGCTGGAGCCGTCATTGTGCAGCTTCGGGCGCAGGGGTCAGCTAGTCCATTCGGCGATAATTCCGGCGACGTGATTCGCGTCCTTTCGGATGCATTCGCGAGTGCAACTCAGTGGTCTCTCGCGGTATCGGCCATCATTTTGTTCATCGGTTTGATCGGTGCTTGGAAGCTTCGTCAGGCCAGCCGAATCGGTGCCACCGAAAGTTAACGGTTTTGTCATCAGACATTCATCAAATCGCTACCTTTTTGTCGACGGGAAGCATAAGCTGGGTGAGTCGGGCCGGTCGCTGATCAAGTGAGCGACTGGACCACGAATACCGGGAATTCAGCCGAATTCATGGGGCCGGAGATGTTGGGACACTGCAGAGATGAATGAGTACGTCGCCGTCACGGACGCGACCACCTCAGTACGCATCAGTCGATCGCGAGCTTTCATAGTTACTGGCGCCATCGCTTTGGGTGCACTTGTCCTCCCCGTGACCGCAGTTTCGGCACCGTATCTCTTTTCAGAGCAGTCCCGCCGCGATGTCCTTCCGGAACCAGAAATCGCAACCACTAACCTTGTCTTCAACACTCTCGAGAGCGCCCCAAATCTCCAAAGCGGCGTGGACAACAGCTATCTTGATCCGCTGCTGGGACGCAGTAGCGTTAGCTCCGCCGCTGCCGCAGCCGCCGAAGTCAATTCGGATGGTTCGGCGGCGGACGGCGAAAGCGTGGTGCAGGCCGCGAAGGTCAAGGTGGATCTCAGTCCGCAAGTGGCGGATATCGGCGATCATGGTCGGTTCCAGCACCCGGTCTCTAACATTCATCTCACGAGCGTTTTCGGTTGGCGGCATAACCCCACCGGCACCGGTGTTCAGTTGCACATCGGCCAGGACTATGGAGTTGCCTGCGGAACTCCCGTCACGGCAGCGGCGGATGGAAAAGTTATCCAATCCGCATGGGCAGGTCACTCCGGAAACCGCGTCACCCTGCAACACAAGGATGATTTCCGGACTGCGTACAGTCACAACACCACGTTGTTAGTTCGTGTGGGCGATACCGTCCGACGCGGCGATGTGATTGCACTTGCTGGCACCACGGGAAACTCCACGGGTTGCCACGTTCACTTCGAAGTACAGAAGAACGGCAAGTGGGTGAACCCAGCGCTCTTCTTGCCAGTGGTTCCCGGGCAGCCGGTCTCGTTGGAGACTCCTGAGTCGATTTCCATGGGTGCCGCCTATAACAATCTCGGCGAGTATGGCCGAGATTCTGGCAAGATCATCAATCCCGAGGACGACGTCCTGGCTGCCAGCAACAAGATCGAGAAGAATCCAACGAGTCGTAGCAAGAAGGACGTAGCCGCGTCCGCTGCGCCAGTACCGCCAAGTGCCGCGTCCAACGCTGATTCTGATGTTCTAGCTAGCCCATCGTCTGTGATTCCGAGCGCCACGAATTCGCCTGCGTCTGAAGCTCCGGCATCGCAACAGCCTGCTGAGCCAAGCGCAAGTCCTTCTCCAAGTGCTTCCCCAACGCCTTCGCCAACACCAACCCCTTCGCCTTCTCCTTCGCCGTCGCCAACTCCAGCTCCGTCTCCGAGCCCAACTCCGGAGCCAGAACCGACACCCGCGCCTTCACCATCTCCAACACCAGCTCCGGAGCCGACTCCAAAACCTGAGCCGAGCCCAACGCCAAAGCCTGCTCCTTCACCGGAGCCCGCACCGGCGCCTAAGCCTTCACCGAGCCCAACGCCGACTGCCAGCCCTTCTCCATCGCCAAGCCCGGAGCCAGTGCCAGTGCCAGAACCATCGACGACACCAGCCCCTTCGCCGAGCCCGACGCCTGCCCCTTCGGCAACGCCGACTCCCAGCGCTACAAATGATCCTTCTCAGCCAGCAAAGGATCAGCCAGCAAAAGTTTCACCCGCTGAGGTCTTGAGCCCGGCTGTTTTCGCAAATCAGTGCGCGGCGTTGGAGGCAGCATCGCCAAGTGACCAGTTGGCCATTCATGATGCGTTTTCGCAGGAGTATGGCTTGGAGTTCAGCTTGAAGGCCTTCTTACGCGCGTGTGGTCTAGCCTGAGTCTCACTCAGAATTTGAGTGGAAGTACCTCTCGTCACGATCCTTCCTCTCAACGTATACAACACTTCAGGTGGCGTGAAGCTGAGATAGTGTCTAATCGTGAATGATTCGGGTGAGCTACCAACATTGCGCATTGCCATGGTGTCTCTCCACACGTCCCCTTTGGATCAGCCAGGACGTGGGGATGCGGGCGGACTCAACGTCTACGTCCGTCAATTAGCCACG
Encoded here:
- a CDS encoding M20/M25/M40 family metallo-hydrolase, with translation MAENQTDYSIADDEVVDICRQLIRHDTTNFGGNNTKGERKAAEYVAELLSEVGFECTIEESEKGRASLVARFEGTDSSLPALIVHGHLDVVPAMADDWSVDPFAAEVKDGMIWGRGAVDMKDMDAMMLATVRHMVRNQEKPRRDLILAFFADEEAGGEYGAGYMVEKHPHLFEGATEAISEVGGFSADINGQRTYLLQTAEKGIAWLKLTAHGRAGHGSQVNDDNAVTKLAGAVSRIGAYEWPLSYTKTTRAFLEGVSELTGVAFDESNPQVLLDQLGTVARFVGATLQNTANPSVLTAGYKHNVIPGTAEALIDARTLPEQQELVIAKIRELAGEGVDLSSVHEDVALETTFSGNLVDSMVAALGKEDPDAVVLPYMLSGGTDNKSLSRLGITGYGFAPLRLPKELDFTGLFHGVDERVPIESLRFGMRVLHRLLSTY
- a CDS encoding IS1249 family transposase, with the protein product MPVASNRPRCGVCDRVLVKNGKTTAGRTRWRCLDCGASTTRTRSDVSRKAELAAFMSWILSSRSQSDFGSSSRSFRRDTSWCWNVRVPPPAATGQIHHQIMLDGTYFNGWCVLIAFNGQHVIDWQWCDTEKKIAWQALLERIPAPKIAIIDGGTGLRSALKDSWPSTRVQRCYFHIFRNIRRELTYQPRLPAGKELAALTSALMKVRTQEEAASWVREYARWEARWDEFLRHRTYARTGQERPSSVPQTSQWWYTHQRLRRARNIYRRLIKDKCLFTWLETTLQPDSGQKVHRTTSPLEGGPNKAIKDLLRFHRGLPEAHARTAVDWLLDSLTEFPREPWTLVSPEHFNPPRKQAVNEETDTPPTYDNHFSWEDGNGLQNGWGGRRHQ
- a CDS encoding DUF2871 domain-containing protein: MRRLYFASLAYMITGVLSGLFYREFTKANDFPAGQFTQLGLVHTHLLTLGFIVLLIVLLLEKVFALSQHGKLFDWFFWLYNAGLIVTSGGLVWHGTLTVLGRESSAMTSGIAGLGHMLLTAGMVIFFIILGRSLKTTTIAAPAAQRVEA
- a CDS encoding MFS transporter → MSSPEGLTMDRQAAPSRRDWLGLGVLSAGLGLIVLDGTIVGVALPNIMADLRLTLSDAQWVSSIYAVILAALLLTTGRLADRWGRKRVFLAGLVVFAAGSALAAAAASSSFLLSARALQAVGAALIMPSTLSTVNAVFRGKYRATAFGVWGAVISGAAAIGPLAGGALTQWLSWHWIFLVNIPLVALIIGLAIYAVPETSSDRSEHGTDVLGAALSALGFGLLVFGIIEGPDIGWWAPTASLPIFGLEWSTTAPLSPVPIALMGAAISLVTFVAWESRRAEFSRTAILNVRLFKLPTFSWGNLTATIVTMGEFALIFVLPLFLINVLDYSVLKAGAVLAALAIGAFLSGAAARHLAAKFGAPETVLVGLALEVAGVVALGLFLSAEMSVWVLAVTLAIYGLGLGLASAQLTGTVLRDVDVAESGQASATQSTVRQIGSAVGTAISGAVLSLALALVVPSALASVAVADPVANQLTDTVRQSAGAVIVQLRAQGSASPFGDNSGDVIRVLSDAFASATQWSLAVSAIILFIGLIGAWKLRQASRIGATES
- a CDS encoding M23 family metallopeptidase, with the translated sequence MNEYVAVTDATTSVRISRSRAFIVTGAIALGALVLPVTAVSAPYLFSEQSRRDVLPEPEIATTNLVFNTLESAPNLQSGVDNSYLDPLLGRSSVSSAAAAAAEVNSDGSAADGESVVQAAKVKVDLSPQVADIGDHGRFQHPVSNIHLTSVFGWRHNPTGTGVQLHIGQDYGVACGTPVTAAADGKVIQSAWAGHSGNRVTLQHKDDFRTAYSHNTTLLVRVGDTVRRGDVIALAGTTGNSTGCHVHFEVQKNGKWVNPALFLPVVPGQPVSLETPESISMGAAYNNLGEYGRDSGKIINPEDDVLAASNKIEKNPTSRSKKDVAASAAPVPPSAASNADSDVLASPSSVIPSATNSPASEAPASQQPAEPSASPSPSASPTPSPTPTPSPSPSPSPTPAPSPSPTPEPEPTPAPSPSPTPAPEPTPKPEPSPTPKPAPSPEPAPAPKPSPSPTPTASPSPSPSPEPVPVPEPSTTPAPSPSPTPAPSATPTPSATNDPSQPAKDQPAKVSPAEVLSPAVFANQCAALEAASPSDQLAIHDAFSQEYGLEFSLKAFLRACGLA